From Halotia branconii CENA392, the proteins below share one genomic window:
- a CDS encoding phosphate/phosphite/phosphonate ABC transporter substrate-binding protein — translation MHEQLCHQVVQNILSKKTTLLLSVLAIATLGSACTSNRESSSATLPSATQSPISTTQQSKEEQATITMSVIPWQVSAKQEKKLQPLADYLSKALKRPFKFEIAKDYQTAVNLLVEKKVELAYIGPGSYIEAHQRDPKIEPLVASINQDNKRPWYTSVIVANKASGIKTISDLKGKRFAFVSKLSTSGYIAPMAHLQKLGINPDKYFGSVIMTGSHDKSKQALVKGKVDAIADDRRSYTAQVKEGKIIPTKYNIIWESVPLPSVPIVASSQVSAELKDALKKALIEAPAGLKDPSGAAGVGYTLVQDADYDIIREFQQRVSSK, via the coding sequence ATGCACGAGCAACTTTGTCATCAAGTTGTCCAAAATATCCTTAGTAAAAAGACTACTTTATTGCTCTCAGTATTAGCGATCGCTACTCTTGGTTCAGCCTGTACTTCTAATCGTGAAAGTTCATCTGCGACTTTACCAAGTGCGACTCAGTCGCCTATTAGCACGACTCAACAGTCTAAAGAGGAACAAGCAACTATCACAATGTCTGTGATTCCTTGGCAGGTTTCAGCAAAACAAGAAAAAAAGCTCCAACCTTTAGCTGACTATCTGAGCAAAGCCTTAAAACGACCTTTTAAATTTGAAATTGCCAAAGACTACCAAACAGCTGTTAATCTCCTAGTTGAGAAAAAAGTAGAACTCGCTTACATTGGGCCTGGTAGTTATATTGAAGCTCATCAGCGCGACCCCAAAATTGAGCCACTTGTAGCATCGATTAACCAAGATAACAAACGACCTTGGTACACATCTGTAATTGTTGCCAACAAAGCCAGTGGTATTAAGACCATCTCCGATTTAAAGGGCAAGCGGTTTGCTTTTGTGAGTAAGTTGTCAACTTCTGGTTATATCGCTCCAATGGCTCATTTGCAGAAACTGGGTATTAATCCTGACAAATATTTTGGTTCAGTAATCATGACTGGTAGCCATGATAAATCAAAACAAGCTTTAGTAAAGGGTAAAGTAGATGCGATCGCAGATGATCGCAGATCATATACCGCACAAGTCAAAGAAGGAAAAATCATCCCCACAAAATACAACATTATTTGGGAATCTGTACCTTTACCTAGTGTGCCGATAGTTGCTTCTAGTCAAGTTTCAGCCGAATTAAAAGATGCTTTGAAAAAAGCGCTGATTGAAGCACCAGCAGGTCTCAAAGACCCTAGTGGAGCTGCGGGAGTGGGATACACTTTGGTACAAGATGCAGACTACGACATTATTAGAGAATTTCAACAGCGCGTTTCTAGTAAATAA
- a CDS encoding Uma2 family endonuclease: protein MSIAKDLPTSEDVIFPPGDLYSDEPQLESYLHLQQMLLLLKCLDWWWRDRHDFFAAGNLTIYYSPRQFKSQDFRGPDFFVVLGTEHKPRKSWVVWEEDGKYPNIIVELLSDSTASTDRGLKKQIYQDTFRTPEYFWFDPNNLEFAGFVLLAGKYQPIKPNSQGWLWSQQLELYLGVEQRNLRFYTAEEQLVPTPEETAQQELQRAEQEKQRAEQEKQRTEQAMQRAEQEKQRTEQAMQRAEQEKQRTEQAMQRAEQEKQRTEQAMQRAEQEKQRSDRLATKLQELGIDPNTI from the coding sequence ATGTCTATCGCCAAAGATTTACCAACCTCAGAAGATGTTATCTTTCCTCCAGGGGATCTATATAGTGACGAGCCGCAATTGGAAAGTTACCTACATTTGCAGCAAATGCTGCTGCTGTTAAAATGCCTTGATTGGTGGTGGCGCGATCGCCATGACTTTTTTGCCGCCGGCAATCTCACCATCTACTACAGTCCGCGCCAATTCAAATCACAAGACTTCCGAGGACCAGATTTTTTTGTGGTACTGGGTACTGAACATAAACCCCGTAAAAGCTGGGTTGTCTGGGAAGAAGATGGTAAATACCCTAACATCATTGTCGAACTGCTATCAGACTCGACAGCAAGCACTGACAGGGGTTTGAAAAAGCAAATTTACCAAGATACTTTTCGCACACCAGAATACTTCTGGTTTGACCCCAATAATTTAGAATTTGCGGGCTTTGTTTTGTTAGCTGGTAAATATCAACCAATAAAGCCTAACTCTCAAGGTTGGTTATGGAGCCAGCAGTTAGAGTTATATTTAGGAGTTGAGCAAAGAAATTTACGCTTTTACACTGCTGAAGAACAATTAGTACCAACACCAGAAGAAACTGCACAACAGGAGTTACAACGAGCCGAACAAGAAAAGCAACGAGCCGAACAAGAAAAGCAACGCACTGAACAAGCAATGCAACGAGCTGAACAAGAAAAGCAACGCACTGAACAAGCAATGCAACGGGCTGAACAAGAAAAGCAACGCACTGAACAAGCAATGCAACGGGCTGAACAAGAAAAGCAACGCACTGAACAAGCAATGCAACGAGCTGAACAAGAAAAGCAACGCAGCGATCGCTTGGCAACCAAACTACAAGAATTAGGTATAGATCCAAATACTATTTAG
- a CDS encoding pentapeptide repeat-containing protein has protein sequence MKADELCKSYAAGVRDFTAVTLSEADLRGVDLSGAILDKAILDGANLKGANLAHTSLIEADLNGADLSNANLRDSNLSGAILDGAILDGAILDGADLSQADLTIAKLIETNMSDAELQEANLQAANLSKADLSGADLSVADLTQANLSQADLNAANLSGANLEQANIKGTILDEND, from the coding sequence ATGAAAGCAGATGAACTTTGCAAAAGCTATGCCGCAGGCGTAAGAGACTTTACTGCTGTCACCCTCAGCGAAGCAGATTTAAGGGGAGTTGACCTCAGTGGAGCAATTTTAGATAAAGCGATTTTAGATGGAGCTAATCTTAAGGGAGCTAATTTAGCGCACACCAGTTTAATTGAAGCAGATCTTAACGGAGCAGATTTAAGCAACGCCAATCTCCGTGATAGCAACTTATCTGGAGCAATTTTAGACGGAGCGATTTTAGACGGAGCGATTTTAGATGGAGCTGATTTGAGCCAAGCCGATTTGACTATCGCCAAGTTAATTGAAACAAACATGAGTGATGCAGAATTACAAGAGGCTAACTTACAAGCTGCAAATCTCAGTAAAGCCGACCTCAGTGGTGCAGACTTAAGCGTAGCCGACTTAACTCAAGCGAATCTTAGTCAAGCGGATTTGAATGCAGCTAATTTGAGTGGTGCAAATTTAGAACAAGCCAATATTAAAGGCACAATTCTAGATGAGAATGATTAA
- a CDS encoding zinc ribbon domain-containing protein: MDSWHTPEEIWLSPRSLFCFLCGTALRNSCAQCNEPITSLKFRFCPYCGFPYKESKDSKLNSQSL, translated from the coding sequence TTGGACTCCTGGCATACCCCTGAAGAAATTTGGTTATCACCGCGATCGCTGTTTTGTTTTTTATGCGGAACGGCTTTACGTAATAGTTGCGCTCAGTGTAATGAGCCAATTACATCTTTAAAGTTTCGCTTCTGTCCTTACTGTGGCTTTCCTTATAAGGAATCTAAGGATTCAAAACTGAATAGCCAGTCTCTTTAA
- a CDS encoding CHASE2 domain-containing protein, whose product MISGILEKLKAVLLRNQGYSDASANKNWWQIVLVTSLGVTTLVWGVRELKWLQSWELKAYDQMLRSRPVEPPDPRILLVTITEEDVAGKKWPLSDATINQLLLKLEFYQPRVIALSLYRPEQKNLAAGLNNQNNIISTCLLSSIGRSEIPPPPNFNQANIGYSDLIPDNNEDQIVRRGLLFAHSTDSKCTTSFSFAALAAVSYLEKQGLEIDFLDTNSFHIGKIPFKTLKADSGSYEGLDAAGYQILLNYRQSDRLAQQVTLTQVLNNQINPNWIKDRLVIIGVTAASVHPGLYTPYNASPQQPTRTPAVLIHAQIASQLLSTVLDERPQIWYWPDWAELVWVWSWSVVGSILGWRLRHPLLLLIVGGITLASLVAICVGLFFLAGWIPLIPSAIAVVISSISVMAYTTYQTQQQTQVIILQVEQQKAAIEQLNVLLKDTTTTVDSTTISDLHVHDNSALTTAEKRTGDLLLGGRYHISQVLAAGGFGRTYLAQDTQRPGNPSCVVKQLMPARRDTRFLEVARRLFNTEAEILEALGKHEQIPALLAYFEDNQEFYLVQEYISGHTLGEELPPVQGLKSESFVVEMLKGVLEILVFVHEHRVIHRDIKPTNIIRSTQDHRLVLIDFGAVKLMQPPTSEKTELATVAIGTRGYAPPEQMAGHPRLSSDIYALGIMGIQAITGILPQELHPDSETGNIIWRETTSVSKELAVILDKMVRYHFSDRYQSSAAVLQDLKRISS is encoded by the coding sequence GTGATTAGTGGAATATTAGAAAAACTCAAAGCTGTATTGCTGAGAAATCAGGGTTATAGTGATGCTTCTGCCAATAAAAATTGGTGGCAAATTGTTCTGGTTACAAGCTTGGGTGTTACTACCTTGGTGTGGGGAGTTCGGGAACTGAAATGGTTGCAATCTTGGGAGTTAAAAGCTTATGATCAGATGTTGCGATCGCGACCTGTAGAGCCACCTGATCCTCGGATTTTACTAGTAACTATTACTGAAGAGGATGTAGCAGGTAAAAAATGGCCTTTATCAGATGCCACAATTAATCAACTGTTATTAAAATTAGAGTTTTATCAACCGCGTGTTATTGCTCTAAGTCTTTACAGACCAGAACAAAAAAATTTGGCTGCGGGTCTAAATAATCAAAATAACATCATTAGCACCTGCTTATTAAGCAGTATTGGCAGATCAGAAATTCCCCCACCGCCTAATTTTAATCAAGCCAATATAGGCTATAGCGATTTGATTCCTGATAACAATGAAGACCAAATTGTTCGCCGTGGTTTATTATTTGCTCACTCTACAGATAGCAAATGTACAACTTCATTTTCATTTGCAGCTTTAGCAGCAGTAAGTTATCTAGAAAAACAAGGTTTAGAAATAGATTTTCTTGATACAAACAGTTTCCATATAGGTAAAATTCCCTTTAAAACTCTCAAAGCAGATTCCGGCAGTTACGAAGGTTTAGATGCTGCTGGTTATCAAATACTATTAAATTATCGCCAAAGCGATCGCCTAGCCCAGCAAGTTACTCTCACACAAGTCCTCAACAATCAAATCAACCCCAACTGGATAAAAGATCGGCTAGTGATTATTGGCGTAACTGCTGCTAGTGTCCATCCTGGATTATATACACCCTATAACGCTTCACCACAGCAACCAACCAGAACGCCAGCTGTCTTGATTCATGCACAGATAGCTAGTCAGCTTCTTAGTACAGTTCTGGATGAACGACCCCAGATTTGGTACTGGCCGGACTGGGCTGAACTAGTATGGGTATGGAGTTGGTCAGTAGTGGGTAGTATTTTAGGATGGCGGCTGCGACATCCTTTGTTATTGCTAATAGTTGGCGGTATAACTCTGGCTAGCTTAGTAGCAATATGTGTTGGTTTATTTTTCCTAGCTGGCTGGATACCACTGATTCCTTCAGCTATTGCTGTAGTGATTAGTAGTATTAGTGTCATGGCTTACACCACATATCAAACGCAGCAGCAAACTCAGGTGATTATTCTGCAAGTTGAACAACAAAAAGCAGCAATAGAACAATTAAATGTTCTTTTAAAAGACACTACAACTACCGTAGACAGTACTACAATTAGTGACCTGCATGTTCATGATAATTCTGCATTGACAACAGCAGAAAAAAGAACTGGTGATTTACTTTTAGGTGGACGTTACCACATATCACAAGTTCTGGCTGCTGGCGGATTTGGTCGTACTTATTTAGCACAAGATACTCAGCGTCCAGGTAATCCTAGTTGTGTAGTTAAACAATTAATGCCAGCACGTCGAGATACAAGATTTTTAGAAGTTGCTAGAAGATTATTTAATACAGAAGCGGAAATTTTAGAAGCTTTGGGTAAACATGAGCAAATCCCGGCACTTCTGGCTTATTTTGAAGATAATCAAGAATTTTATTTAGTCCAAGAATATATTTCCGGACATACATTGGGTGAAGAATTACCACCTGTGCAGGGTCTAAAAAGTGAGTCTTTTGTTGTTGAAATGCTCAAAGGTGTATTAGAGATTCTCGTGTTTGTGCATGAACATCGAGTAATTCATCGGGATATTAAACCAACGAATATTATTAGATCTACCCAAGATCATCGACTAGTATTAATTGACTTCGGTGCAGTCAAATTAATGCAACCACCCACAAGCGAAAAAACAGAATTAGCAACAGTTGCTATCGGCACACGGGGTTATGCACCACCAGAACAAATGGCTGGTCATCCTCGCTTATCTAGTGATATTTACGCTTTGGGAATCATGGGCATTCAAGCCATTACTGGGATACTTCCTCAAGAGTTGCATCCAGATTCAGAAACAGGTAATATCATTTGGCGAGAAACAACATCAGTTAGTAAAGAGTTGGCAGTAATTTTAGATAAAATGGTGCGTTATCATTTTAGCGATCGCTATCAATCATCCGCCGCAGTTTTACAAGATTTAAAACGTATTAGTAGCTAA
- a CDS encoding hybrid sensor histidine kinase/response regulator, whose amino-acid sequence MNLPFMETGVILIVDDNPNNLEVLSEALIDTGWEILIAVNGEGAIAQAEYACPNIILLDVMMPGIDGFATCKRLKSNPKTCDIPIIFMTALSETVDKVKGLNLGAVDYITKPFEQEEVLARVKTHLKIYNLSQQLQTQNQQLKQEISERLAVELQLQKLTQELEQRVQERTFQLQQAQINLVQQEKMSALGELVAGIAHEINNPVNFILGNLNHASEYTQNFIDLLYLYQQYYPEPEVEIAQKIDEIDLDFLIQDFPQIISSMHKGTKRLAQMIHSLRHFSRRDDAAAKPTDIHEGIENTLLILQYRLKANPERPAIEVIREYESLPLVECFPGPINQVFMNLLANAIDAIEEGMGIAHWGLEQGFCQPITPKIWIRTSLKAQSSTVTIQIADNGIGMTEEVKQRLSEPMFTTKPVGKGTGLGLSITRQIIEEKHDGAIWFVSEAGEGTQFWIEIPLIRKESQPHS is encoded by the coding sequence ATGAACTTGCCGTTTATGGAAACAGGAGTAATTTTGATTGTGGATGATAACCCTAATAACTTAGAAGTGTTATCTGAAGCATTAATAGATACAGGTTGGGAAATCTTAATTGCTGTGAATGGGGAAGGAGCGATCGCTCAAGCTGAATATGCCTGTCCCAATATCATACTTTTAGATGTAATGATGCCTGGAATTGACGGATTTGCAACTTGTAAACGCTTAAAATCAAATCCGAAAACCTGCGATATTCCGATAATTTTTATGACAGCTCTTTCTGAAACTGTCGATAAAGTCAAAGGTTTAAATTTGGGAGCAGTAGATTACATTACTAAACCGTTTGAACAAGAGGAAGTATTAGCTCGCGTCAAAACTCATCTCAAAATTTATAACCTCAGTCAGCAATTACAAACTCAAAATCAGCAACTTAAACAAGAAATATCTGAACGTTTAGCAGTCGAACTCCAGCTACAAAAACTGACTCAAGAATTAGAACAACGGGTACAAGAACGAACTTTTCAACTACAGCAAGCTCAAATTAACTTAGTACAACAAGAAAAAATGTCTGCTTTAGGTGAATTAGTTGCAGGGATAGCCCATGAAATTAACAACCCAGTTAACTTTATTTTAGGAAATCTCAATCACGCCTCAGAATATACTCAAAATTTTATTGATTTACTTTATTTATATCAGCAATATTATCCTGAACCTGAAGTTGAAATTGCTCAAAAAATAGATGAAATCGATCTTGATTTTTTAATCCAGGATTTTCCGCAAATCATCTCTTCTATGCACAAAGGCACAAAGCGTCTGGCACAGATGATTCATTCTCTAAGACACTTTTCACGCCGAGATGATGCAGCAGCAAAACCAACAGATATTCATGAAGGTATTGAAAACACACTGTTGATTTTGCAGTATCGCTTGAAAGCCAATCCAGAGCGCCCAGCAATTGAAGTAATTAGAGAGTATGAAAGTTTACCTCTTGTAGAATGTTTTCCAGGGCCAATCAATCAAGTTTTCATGAATCTCCTCGCCAATGCTATTGATGCAATAGAAGAAGGAATGGGAATTGCCCATTGGGGATTGGAGCAAGGCTTTTGCCAACCAATCACCCCAAAAATTTGGATTCGTACTAGTTTGAAAGCGCAAAGCTCAACTGTAACAATTCAAATTGCTGATAATGGTATAGGTATGACAGAGGAAGTTAAACAGCGTTTATCTGAACCGATGTTTACTACTAAACCTGTAGGAAAGGGAACAGGGTTAGGTTTGTCTATTACTCGGCAAATTATTGAAGAAAAACACGATGGAGCTATCTGGTTTGTATCTGAGGCGGGAGAAGGCACACAATTCTGGATTGAAATTCCTTTGATTAGAAAAGAATCACAACCACACAGCTAA
- a CDS encoding ATP-binding protein encodes MRITTKFIGSSLLVVGLVTSTLIGGDIFIRQAEQTAQDNQAQNAEALTLILQINIAVNNQVAALKDMILLKRDASNFVKYQEALFGFIRDLTELEKLKPQTSSDLAKIRDRHSLLANLAIELTDQSQADKPLELAESQQDFRVINAFSRDIELHLHLLTQKLQKQDVLAKQEFNQFKQNTQLARQILIFSILLVFVGHLLLILLPVIRSIQKLQLGAAKIGEGNLAYRLDIQTKDEIEQLANAFNQMAATLADSYHSLELKKELADTANRAKSEFLANMSHELRTPLNSILGYAQILQQDKAITSKQQNALRIIYQCGSHLLTLINDILDLSKIEAQKMELYKSDFHFPTFLQSVVEICQIRAEQKNISFIYQPSSELPTGVLADEKRLRQVLINLLSNAVKFTAKGGVKFIVSLVAQSSSLIENSQKNIYIIRFQISDTGIGMSPEQVAKIFLPFEQVGDSKKQAEGTGLGLAISQKIVQLMGSTIQIKSEPNQGSTFWIDLELPESVDWIQSAKVINNSKIVDIVGNKKKILIVDDKWENRSVVIHLLEKIGFEMAEAANGQEGLEKALQFLPDLMITDLTMPVMDGFELTRRLRKKPQFQDLPIIVSSASVFESDQHQSIGIGADDFLPKPIQADDLFQKLQKYLQCEWIYESLQKSENLGESQLHKADTITNELIPPDLEEIEQLYEMAMRGNIRGIREKAQKFKQLDEKLIVFAEQLEQLAKNFQLEKIKEFIQPYLGEKV; translated from the coding sequence ATGCGGATAACGACCAAGTTTATTGGGTCGTCTTTGCTTGTCGTGGGATTAGTTACCTCTACTTTGATTGGTGGCGATATCTTTATCAGGCAAGCAGAACAAACAGCTCAGGATAATCAAGCTCAAAATGCCGAAGCTTTAACACTTATCTTGCAAATCAACATTGCTGTAAATAATCAGGTAGCTGCGCTCAAAGACATGATTTTGCTAAAGCGCGATGCTTCTAATTTTGTGAAATACCAAGAAGCTTTATTTGGATTTATTAGGGATTTAACTGAACTGGAAAAGTTAAAGCCACAGACAAGCTCTGATTTAGCCAAAATCCGCGATCGCCATAGCTTGCTTGCCAATCTAGCAATAGAGTTAACTGATCAATCTCAAGCAGATAAACCCTTAGAACTAGCAGAATCTCAACAAGATTTTCGAGTCATCAACGCCTTTTCTAGAGATATTGAACTTCATTTACATTTATTAACCCAGAAACTGCAAAAACAAGATGTCTTAGCAAAACAGGAATTTAATCAGTTTAAGCAAAATACTCAACTTGCTAGACAAATTCTGATTTTTTCAATTTTGCTGGTTTTTGTGGGTCACTTATTACTAATTCTTTTACCAGTGATTCGCTCAATTCAAAAACTACAACTAGGAGCAGCCAAAATTGGTGAGGGAAATTTAGCATATCGCTTAGATATTCAAACCAAAGATGAAATTGAACAACTAGCAAATGCGTTCAATCAAATGGCAGCAACTCTAGCTGATTCCTATCATTCTCTTGAGTTGAAGAAAGAACTTGCTGATACTGCCAATCGTGCCAAAAGTGAATTTTTGGCCAACATGAGTCATGAATTAAGAACTCCATTGAATAGCATTCTCGGTTATGCTCAAATTCTTCAACAAGATAAAGCTATAACCTCTAAACAGCAAAACGCTTTAAGAATTATTTACCAATGCGGTTCACATTTGCTAACACTAATTAACGATATTCTAGATTTATCAAAAATTGAAGCCCAAAAAATGGAATTGTACAAAAGTGACTTTCATTTCCCGACCTTTCTTCAAAGTGTGGTAGAAATTTGTCAGATTCGGGCTGAACAAAAAAATATCTCATTTATTTATCAACCAAGTTCAGAGTTACCAACTGGTGTTTTGGCAGATGAAAAACGCTTAAGACAAGTTTTAATTAACCTTTTGAGTAATGCAGTTAAATTTACAGCAAAAGGAGGTGTGAAATTTATTGTTAGTTTAGTAGCTCAATCCTCATCATTAATTGAGAATAGCCAAAAAAATATTTACATAATTAGATTCCAAATCTCTGATACGGGAATTGGAATGAGTCCAGAACAAGTTGCAAAAATATTTTTGCCCTTTGAACAAGTAGGTGACAGTAAAAAGCAAGCAGAAGGTACAGGTCTAGGTTTAGCCATTAGCCAAAAAATTGTGCAATTAATGGGAAGTACAATCCAGATCAAGAGTGAACCAAATCAAGGCAGCACATTTTGGATTGATTTAGAATTACCAGAATCAGTTGATTGGATACAATCTGCTAAAGTCATAAACAATAGCAAAATTGTAGATATAGTTGGTAATAAAAAGAAAATTCTCATAGTAGATGATAAGTGGGAAAATCGTTCTGTTGTCATTCATCTGCTAGAGAAAATCGGATTTGAAATGGCAGAAGCGGCTAATGGCCAAGAAGGTTTAGAAAAAGCTCTACAATTTTTACCTGACTTAATGATTACAGACCTGACAATGCCTGTCATGGACGGTTTTGAGCTAACTCGTCGACTCCGAAAAAAACCACAATTCCAGGATTTACCAATCATTGTTTCATCTGCGAGTGTGTTTGAATCTGACCAGCATCAAAGTATTGGAATTGGTGCAGATGATTTTCTGCCTAAACCAATACAAGCAGACGATTTATTCCAAAAGTTACAAAAATATTTGCAATGTGAATGGATTTATGAATCTCTGCAAAAGTCAGAAAATTTAGGTGAATCTCAGTTACACAAAGCTGACACAATCACAAATGAATTAATACCTCCTGATTTGGAAGAGATTGAGCAACTATATGAAATGGCCATGAGAGGTAACATTAGAGGTATTCGAGAAAAAGCCCAAAAATTCAAACAATTAGATGAGAAATTAATAGTATTCGCTGAACAACTAGAACAACTAGCAAAAAACTTTCAACTCGAAAAAATTAAAGAATTTATTCAACCATATTTAGGAGAAAAAGTATGA